In the genome of Streptomyces violaceoruber, the window CTGGTCCGGCGTCACCAGGGTGACGACGCTGCCGGACTCGCCGGCCCGGGCCGTGCGGCCGCCCCGGTGCAGGTAGTCCTTGTGGTCGCCGGGCGGGTCCACGTTGACGACCAGGTCGAGGTTGTCGACGTGGATGCCGCGGGCCGCGACGTTGGTCGCCACCAGCGCCGTCACCTGCCCGTCCTTGAACTGGGCGAGGGTGCGGGTGCGCTGCGGCTGGGACTTGCCGCCGTGCAGGCCGGCGGCGCGCACCCCGCTCTTCAGCAGGTGCTTCACCAGCCGGTCCACCCGGTGCTTGGTGTCCAGGAACATGATGACCCGGCCGTCGCGCGCCGCGATCTCGATGGTCGCGCGCTGCTTGTCCTCGTCCTGCACGTGCAGGACGTGGTGCTCCATCGTGGTGACGGCACCGGCCGACGGGTCGACGGAGTGGACCACCGGGTCGGTCAGGTAGCGGCGGACCAGCTTGTCGACGTTGCGGTCCAGGGTGGCCGAGAACAGCATCCGCTGCCCGTCCGCCGCGACCTGGTCGAGCAGGGCGGTGACCTGCGGCATGAAGCCCATGTCGGTCATCTGGTCGGCCTCGTCCAGGACCGTGATGGTGACGTCGCCGAGGGCGCAGTCGCCGCGGTCGATGAGGTCCTTGAGCCGTCCGGGCGTCGCCACGACGACCTCCGCGCCGGAGCGCAGCGCGCCGGCCTGCCGGCCGATGGACATGCCGCCGACCACGGTGGCCGACCTGAGGCCCACGGCGCGGGCGTACGGGGTGAGCGCGTCGGTGACCTGCTGGGCCAGCTCACGGGTGGGGACGAGGACCAGGGCGAGCGGACGCCGCGGCTCGGCGCGCTTGCCCGCCGTGCGGGCCAGCAGGGCCAGGCCGAAGGCGAGCGTCTTGCCAGAACCGGTGCGGCCGCGGCCGAGCACGTCGCGTCCGGCCAGGGAGTTCGGCAGGGTCGCCGCCTGGATCGGGAACGGCTCGGTCACGCCCTGGTCGCCGAGCGCGGCCAGCATGCGGGCCGGCAGGTCCAGTTCGGCGAAGGTCTCGACGGCGGGCAGCGCCGGGGTGATGGTCTTGGGCAGGGCGAACTCGCCGCCCTGGGGCGCGGCGGCCGGGCGGCGGCCGGAGTTCTGGGGGCGGCCGGCCGAACGGGAGCGACGGGGGCCGTCGCCGGCGCGCCGGCGGTCGTTGGTGCGTGCGCGGTTCATGGGGAACCTTCCTTGATACGGCACGTAACAAGGGAGACCCGCAGCGGACGAGCGGCGCAGGGAATCGCAAGAACGAGCCGGACCGGTCGATTTCGGCGTGTGGGGCCGAGCGGACCGGGAGAATTGGTGAATGCGGGGGAACGCGGGGAACGCGGGTAAGTCGAATGCGCGGGGGGAAATCCGTGGCCCCCGCGGGGCGGCGTGCGCCCGGAAACGCGGCGAGCTGGGGCCCGCACCCCTAGGTGCGGGCCCCAGCTGCGCGGTGTGCGTGAGCGTCAGGCCGGGGTGATGTTCTCGGCCGTCGGGCCCTTCTGGCCCTGCGCGATGTCGAAGGTCACCTTCTGACCCTCGAGCAGCTCGCGGAAGCCCTGCGCGTTGATGTTCGAGTAGTGGGCGAAGACGTCGGGACCGCCGCCGTCCTGCTCGATGAAGCCGAAGCCCTTTTCGGCGTTGAACCACTTCACGGTGCCGGAAGCCATGTTTTCTCCTTCGGTACGGTGCTCGGAGTTCACCCTGTGTGCACTCCGGTCGCCGCGATGATCACCCCGTCGGAAAAAACCTTCAGGCAACCACAACTGCAACTTCGTCCGACAGTAGCACGCCGTGATCGACCGGGTGCCGGCGATAATCTTGGCCCGATCGGCCGCCGGGGGAATATTCCCGGGACGGCCGCCGGGTCCTCCCCGCCGACCTGGCGGACAGCGCCGGTCCATGGCGCGCGAACCCCCGCACCGAGACAAAGGACACGTCCGCGCGGGCGGGGTCAGCGGAGGTCGGCGAGGTCCTCGGCGGTCAGGACGATCGACCCGGCGGCGGTGTTCTCCTCCAGGTGGGCCACGGAGCCCGTGCCGGGGATGGCCAGGGTGACGGGCGAGGAGGCGAGCAGCCGGGCCAGGGCGATCTGCGGGACCGTGGCGCCGTGCCGGTCCGCGACCTCGGCGACGCGGCCCCCGCCGATGTCGGCCAGGCCGCCGCCCAGCGGGAAGTACGGCACGTAGGCGATGCCGGCCTCCTCGCAGCGGGCCAGCACCTCCGTGTCGTCGCGCCGGTCAGGGTGGAAGTGGTTCTGGACGGCCGCGACGGGTGCGATCGCCCGCGCCTCGGCGAGGTGCCCGGCGTCCACGTGGCTGAGGCCCAGGTGCCGGATCAGGCCCTCCTCGCGCAGCGCGGCCAGCGCCTCGAAGCGGGCGGCGACGGACTCGCCGTGCGGCGGCGGCTCGATGCCGCCGATGCGGAGGTACACCAGGTCGAGGCGGTCGACCCCGAGGCCCGCCAGGTTCTCCTCGACCAGTGCCCGCAGTGCGCCCGGATCGGTGGTCGCCTCCAGGCCGCCGTTCGGGGTGCGCAGCGGGCCGACCTTGGTGGCGATCACCAGGCCGTCCGGGTAGGGGTGCAGGGCCTCGCGGATCAGGTCGTTGGCCCGGACGGAGCCGTCGTCACTGGTGTAGAAGGCGGCGGTGTCGATGTGGTCGATGCCGAGTTCCACGGCACGGCGCAGCACGGCGCGGCCGGTCTCCGGGTCGCGGGCCGGGCCGTGGAAGCTGTTGGTGGGCAGGCGCATGGCTCCGAAGCCGAGCCGCCCGATCGGAAGGTCGCCACCGAGGCGGAAGTCGTTGCTCATGCCCTCACCCTGCGCGGCACGCCCCCCGCCCCACGAGCCCTTGGCAGCTTGCTGCCAGCCACCGCCCCGCGGCCCGGTCGTCACCACACCGACGCGACGGCCCGGCGGCCCGGCGGCCCGGCGGCCCGTCGACCCGTCGGACCGCCGACAGAGGCTTCGGCGCCGGGGAGCATTGCGAAGGCGGTGGCTTCCACGGAGCGGATGGCCCGCACGGGGCGGTGGCCGTCATGACGGCGGCGGCCGCCGCCGAGGGCCGCCAGGGCGCCGACGGCGGCGCCGTGGGCCCGTGCGGGTGCGGCACGCGCCGAGACCCCGGCCGGTGGAGGCGCAGGCGGCACAATGGCCGTATGGCCCCGATGGCAGAGAGCATGACGGTGCACGGTGATACGGAGTTGCTGGCCCGTGCCGGGCATCTCTTCTCCTCGGTCCGGGAGGAGTTCGTCTGCGCCGCCCGCGACCTCGACACCTGGCCCCGCCCCGCCGCCCGGCGGGTCGCCCGGGCGCGGGTGCGGGACAGCGGTGCCACACACGTCCGCAAGCTGCTCAGCCCGGCCGCGCTGGCCGACGAGGGCGGCCGTGCGCACCTGGCCGAGCTGGCCGCCCGGGGTGCCCGGGTGCGGATCGCCGCCGGTGCCCTGCCGCACGAGACGATCATCATCGACCGGCGCTGGGCGATCCTCGCCGGTGCGGACGCGCCCGGCGGCCGCGCGTACACCGTGACCGGTGCGCCCACCCTGGTCGGCGGCGTGCACGCCCTGTTCGAGGCCGCCTGGGAGGCGGCCACCGACCTCGCGTCCTTCCTGCGGGGCGACCAGCCGCACCTCGACGCCGGCAGCCGGACGGTGCTGCGGGCACTGGGCTCGGGTGCCACGGACGAGGCCGCCGCACGGGAGCTGGGCATGTCGCTGCGCACCTACCGGCGCCGGGTCGCCGGGCTGCTCGACGCCCTCGACGCCGGGTCGCGGTTCCAGGCGGGCGTGCGCGCGGGCGAACTGGGACTGAGCGGCTGACGGCGCGAGGCCGGACGGCCGGACGGTCCGCGGGGAACGGATCGGCGGCCGGCAGCGTCGTCCCCTTTCAGGGCACGCCCGGCCGTGTCCCGGAGAGGGGCGGCGCAGTGGGTACGGACGGGTTCGCCACGTGGACACGGCGGTTCGAGGACGAGCGGGAGCGCAGGGCGGCGCAGGGCGACCCGGACTGGGAGCGGGGCGCCGTACTGCACCGGGCGGTGTGGGCGGGCATCCAGCGCTTCCAGGTCGGCGAGGACGGTGACGGCGCGAACCTCGTCGCCAAGGCCGAGGAGGCGGGCGACGCCGACTACGCGCGGGCGGTGCGGCTCTTCGTCGCCGAGGAGCAGAACCACGCCCGGCTGCTGGCCCGGCTGCTGGCCGCCGGGGACAGGCCGGCGCTGAGCGGCCACTGGAGCGACACCGTCTTCGTACGGCTGCGGCGGCTGCTGGGCCTGCGCACCGAGCTGCTGGTGCTGATGATCGCCGAGGTCGTGGCGCTGCGCTACTACCGGGCCCTCAGGGACGGCACCGACGACGCGCTGACCTCGGAGGTGGCGGGCCGGATCCTGGCCGACGAGCGGCGCCACGTGCCCTTCCACTGCGAGCGGCTGCACCACTCGCTGGCCGAACTCCCCGCGGTGACGCGCCGCCCCGTGATGGTCCTGTGGCGGCTGCTCCTGCTCGCCGCCACCGTGGTGGTCGCCGCCGACCACGGCGCGGGGCTACGCCGGCTCGGCGTCGGCCGGCGCCGGTTCGCGGCCGACGTCATGGCCTCGGCCTCCGAGGTGGCCGAGGCGGTCCTGACCCCCCGGCCGGACGCCTGGTCCGGCGGCGCGTGAGGACCGGCGCCGACGGCCGGGCGCCCGCTGCCGGGCCGTAGCGCCGCTGCCGGGTCACAGCGCCGCTGCCGGGCCGTGGCGCCGCTGCCGGGTCACAGCGCCGCTGTCGGGCCGTGGCGCCGCCGTCGGGTCACAGCGCCGCTGTCGGGTCACAGCGCCGCTGTCGGGCCGTACCGCCGTCGTCGGGCCACAGCGCCGTCGTCGGGCCGTGGCGCCGCTGTCGGGCCACAGCGCCGCTGTCGGGCCACAGCGCCGCTGTCGGGCCGTACCGCCGTCGTCGGGCCACAGCGCCGTCGTCGGGCCGTGGCGCCGCTGTCGGGCCACAGCGCCGCTGTCGGGCCGTACCGCCGCCGTCGGGCCACAGCGCCGTCGTCGGGCCGTACCGCCGTACTACTTGCTGACGGCGAAGCGCATCAGGGCGTGCTCGTCGCCCTGCTTGATCTTGCCCGTCTCGTTGACGACCTCCAGCTTCCAGGTGCCGCCGACCCGCACCGCCTTGGCCACGGCGCAGCCGTTGTCCTGGCTGAGCAGGCTGGGCCAGATGTCGGCGACCTGCTCCGAGCTGCCCCCGGTCGCGTCGTAGACCTTGAAGCTGATGTTGCGCGCCTTCTGGAAGGAGCTGCCCTTCTTGTACGCGGCGGCGACGAACACGATCGAGGTGATGGCGCTCGGGAGCCGCGCGAACTCGACGGTCACCGTCTCGTCGTCACCGTCGCCGTGACCGGTCTGGTTGTCGCCGCTGTGCAGCAGCGAGCCGTTGCCCATCGGATCGAGCGAGTCGAGCCCGGCGAGGCGCACCGGGTC includes:
- a CDS encoding DEAD/DEAH box helicase, with protein sequence MNRARTNDRRRAGDGPRRSRSAGRPQNSGRRPAAAPQGGEFALPKTITPALPAVETFAELDLPARMLAALGDQGVTEPFPIQAATLPNSLAGRDVLGRGRTGSGKTLAFGLALLARTAGKRAEPRRPLALVLVPTRELAQQVTDALTPYARAVGLRSATVVGGMSIGRQAGALRSGAEVVVATPGRLKDLIDRGDCALGDVTITVLDEADQMTDMGFMPQVTALLDQVAADGQRMLFSATLDRNVDKLVRRYLTDPVVHSVDPSAGAVTTMEHHVLHVQDEDKQRATIEIAARDGRVIMFLDTKHRVDRLVKHLLKSGVRAAGLHGGKSQPQRTRTLAQFKDGQVTALVATNVAARGIHVDNLDLVVNVDPPGDHKDYLHRGGRTARAGESGSVVTLVTPDQRREMTRLMSLAGITPQVTPVRSGEAELARITGAQTPSGVPVVITAPVVERPRRAAAGAGSPSRGRRGRSAQGRSGGQGTGTQARTGAAQSRTAGQSRTAAQGRPTGESPRRRPRRQSTGGSTGSAA
- a CDS encoding cold-shock protein is translated as MASGTVKWFNAEKGFGFIEQDGGGPDVFAHYSNINAQGFRELLEGQKVTFDIAQGQKGPTAENITPA
- a CDS encoding aldo/keto reductase, which translates into the protein MSNDFRLGGDLPIGRLGFGAMRLPTNSFHGPARDPETGRAVLRRAVELGIDHIDTAAFYTSDDGSVRANDLIREALHPYPDGLVIATKVGPLRTPNGGLEATTDPGALRALVEENLAGLGVDRLDLVYLRIGGIEPPPHGESVAARFEALAALREEGLIRHLGLSHVDAGHLAEARAIAPVAAVQNHFHPDRRDDTEVLARCEEAGIAYVPYFPLGGGLADIGGGRVAEVADRHGATVPQIALARLLASSPVTLAIPGTGSVAHLEENTAAGSIVLTAEDLADLR
- a CDS encoding helix-turn-helix domain-containing protein, yielding MAESMTVHGDTELLARAGHLFSSVREEFVCAARDLDTWPRPAARRVARARVRDSGATHVRKLLSPAALADEGGRAHLAELAARGARVRIAAGALPHETIIIDRRWAILAGADAPGGRAYTVTGAPTLVGGVHALFEAAWEAATDLASFLRGDQPHLDAGSRTVLRALGSGATDEAAARELGMSLRTYRRRVAGLLDALDAGSRFQAGVRAGELGLSG
- a CDS encoding TerD family protein — encoded protein: MITLTKEGGPADLDGVTHLSIGVSWDPTAGSSGGVLGKLRRKTGTDLDLIAVAMQGGDPVRLAGLDSLDPMGNGSLLHSGDNQTGHGDGDDETVTVEFARLPSAITSIVFVAAAYKKGSSFQKARNISFKVYDATGGSSEQVADIWPSLLSQDNGCAVAKAVRVGGTWKLEVVNETGKIKQGDEHALMRFAVSK